One part of the Thermococcus litoralis DSM 5473 genome encodes these proteins:
- a CDS encoding NUDIX domain-containing protein, translated as MERYVLLLKSPKGYNINPIKEEIEKLIQSKYPEVKAELHRCISLTVDLVILHKDGIVLIKRRNEPYKGYWALPGGFVEYGERVEDAAIREAKEETGLDVELLDLIGVYSDPKRDPRGHTVTIAFLAKGKGTLKGGDDASEARVFKLDEVKDLKLAFDHGKIIEDAFRVFR; from the coding sequence ATGGAGCGATACGTCCTCCTCCTAAAATCCCCCAAGGGATACAACATAAATCCAATCAAGGAAGAGATAGAAAAGCTCATACAAAGCAAATATCCCGAGGTTAAAGCCGAGCTTCATAGGTGCATAAGCTTAACCGTAGACCTCGTAATACTGCACAAAGACGGTATAGTGCTCATAAAGAGGCGCAATGAGCCGTATAAGGGCTACTGGGCACTGCCGGGAGGATTTGTGGAGTATGGGGAGAGAGTAGAAGATGCTGCCATAAGGGAAGCAAAGGAGGAAACCGGGCTGGATGTCGAGCTTTTAGACCTGATAGGTGTTTACAGCGATCCGAAGAGAGACCCGAGGGGGCATACGGTTACAATAGCGTTCTTAGCCAAAGGAAAGGGAACGCTGAAAGGGGGAGACGATGCGAGCGAAGCAAGGGTCTTTAAGCTTGACGAGGTAAAAGATTTGAAACTCGCTTTTGACCACGGAAAGATTATAGAAGATGCATTCCGTGTTTT
- a CDS encoding PfkB family carbohydrate kinase, with amino-acid sequence MRCLVIGHLTHDIIVKDGRKTERIGGGAYYSSLALSKFCEVVVLTKIGKDFPIEWLEELESYGISTIIIPSEKSTTYELLYLDEENRQLKLLSKADPFTLDEIPQEKFDIILLNPVANEIPPNALELVKAKEVAVDIQGFIRDFKNGRVGLKEINGEFLKNAHVVHADVNEFQHVKNLNPDDLEVLLVSNGSESGVAYHKGEKYIYYPLKIDAKEPTGAGDVFLASFAYFYRECPFIQALKRANAFTAAFLERRTIDFPIAEAMEKTKFVKVEKVNTDEETSAR; translated from the coding sequence ATGAGATGTTTGGTGATTGGACATTTAACCCACGACATCATAGTAAAAGATGGAAGAAAAACCGAGAGAATCGGCGGCGGAGCATATTATTCATCCCTTGCACTCTCAAAGTTCTGCGAAGTTGTCGTTTTGACTAAAATCGGAAAGGACTTTCCAATTGAGTGGCTTGAAGAGCTCGAATCTTACGGAATATCAACGATAATAATTCCCTCTGAAAAAAGCACAACTTATGAACTCCTCTACCTAGACGAAGAGAACAGACAACTCAAGCTCCTCTCCAAGGCTGATCCCTTCACCCTTGATGAAATCCCCCAAGAAAAGTTCGACATCATCTTGCTAAATCCCGTTGCAAATGAGATTCCTCCAAATGCCTTGGAGCTTGTAAAAGCCAAGGAAGTTGCCGTGGATATTCAAGGGTTTATTAGAGATTTTAAAAACGGCAGGGTTGGGTTAAAAGAGATAAACGGAGAGTTTTTAAAAAATGCACATGTTGTCCATGCAGACGTCAATGAGTTCCAACACGTAAAAAACCTAAACCCGGATGATCTTGAGGTTCTTTTGGTCTCAAACGGTTCCGAAAGTGGAGTAGCTTATCATAAGGGAGAGAAGTACATTTATTACCCCCTCAAAATAGATGCAAAGGAGCCCACAGGAGCTGGAGATGTTTTCCTCGCAAGCTTTGCATATTTCTATAGGGAATGTCCCTTCATTCAAGCCCTAAAGAGAGCTAATGCCTTTACAGCAGCGTTTCTAGAGAGACGAACAATTGACTTCCCCATTGCTGAAGCCATGGAAAAGACTAAATTCGTGAAAGTAGAAAAAGTAAACACCGATGAGGAAACGTCAGCACGCTGA
- the dapA gene encoding 4-hydroxy-tetrahydrodipicolinate synthase yields the protein MPMFEGVFVPHITPFDDEEEINEEMLRDLVHYFADAGLNGLVTLGSNGEFPYLSFEEKLRVLKIVRDESPVPVIAGVAENSTKETIRLAKEAWDIGVDALLIAPPYYFKPDKRELFAHYSRIAYEVEAPILLYNVPKFTTINIDLDVVEKLVEEHSNIVGIKDSSGSIGRIAELVRRVGDKINILAGTADVMYPSWMLGAHGAVVAVANVAPRLCVELYNAFLEKRYERARKLQLMINYLNEVVVKKYNQISAIKEAMRMLGFEVGYPRMPALPLDEKALEDIERALIEIGLL from the coding sequence ATGCCTATGTTTGAAGGAGTTTTTGTCCCCCATATAACCCCATTTGATGATGAAGAAGAAATAAATGAAGAAATGCTGCGTGATCTCGTCCACTACTTTGCAGATGCTGGTTTAAACGGCTTAGTAACTTTGGGGAGCAATGGAGAGTTCCCTTATTTGAGCTTTGAGGAGAAGCTTAGGGTTCTTAAGATTGTGCGAGACGAGTCTCCAGTTCCAGTTATAGCCGGCGTTGCCGAGAACTCTACCAAGGAAACTATAAGGCTTGCGAAAGAAGCTTGGGATATAGGGGTGGATGCTCTCTTAATAGCCCCACCGTACTACTTCAAGCCTGACAAGAGGGAACTTTTCGCTCATTATTCCAGAATTGCCTACGAGGTAGAGGCTCCAATTTTGCTTTACAACGTTCCAAAGTTTACCACAATCAACATAGATCTGGATGTAGTCGAGAAGCTTGTGGAGGAGCACTCCAACATCGTTGGTATAAAGGATTCAAGCGGGTCAATAGGGAGAATAGCAGAGCTTGTAAGAAGGGTAGGAGATAAGATAAATATCCTAGCCGGAACCGCGGATGTTATGTATCCTTCGTGGATGCTGGGGGCACATGGGGCTGTCGTGGCAGTTGCAAACGTTGCTCCGAGACTTTGTGTTGAACTTTACAATGCATTTCTTGAGAAAAGGTATGAAAGGGCAAGAAAGCTCCAGCTCATGATAAACTACCTCAATGAAGTTGTCGTCAAGAAATACAACCAGATAAGTGCAATAAAAGAGGCTATGAGGATGCTCGGCTTTGAAGTGGGTTACCCGAGGATGCCGGCTTTGCCCCTTGATGAAAAGGCTCTAGAAGACATAGAACGGGCTTTGATTGAGATAGGCCTTTTATGA
- a CDS encoding HypC/HybG/HupF family hydrogenase formation chaperone: MCLAMPAKVVEIKDNVAIVDFGGVRREARIDFVKDVKVGDYVIVHTGFAIEKLDEKAALESLKAWEEVMKLVEE, translated from the coding sequence ATGTGTTTAGCAATGCCCGCTAAGGTGGTTGAAATTAAGGATAACGTTGCAATAGTTGATTTTGGCGGAGTTAGGAGAGAAGCTCGCATAGATTTTGTGAAGGACGTTAAAGTTGGTGATTACGTTATAGTTCACACGGGATTTGCCATTGAAAAACTGGACGAAAAAGCCGCCCTTGAGAGTTTGAAAGCTTGGGAAGAGGTCATGAAACTCGTGGAGGAGTGA
- the hypD gene encoding hydrogenase formation protein HypD, whose product MELSIFQDRELAQKILQGIKREAERIGREVKLMHVCGTHEDTVTRSGIRSLLPENVKVMSGPGCPVCITPAEDIAAMMEIMRKAKEEGEEIILTTFGDMYKIPTAVGSFADLKSEGFDVRVVYSIYDSYKIALKEKDKLVVHFSPGFETTTAPAAGILKEVIEKGIENFKIYSVHRLTPPAVEALIKQGTVFDGLIDPGHVSTIIGVKGWEYITKEYGVPQVVAGFEPVDFLMGIFMLLRMIRKGEAKIENQYTRVVKYEGNVEAQRTIEALFDVVDAKWRALGVIPKSGLELKKEYKDYEVRTFYRVKPPELPDLEKGCICGAVLRGLALPTQCPLFGKKCTPRNPVGPCMVSYEGTCQIFYKYGALF is encoded by the coding sequence ATGGAACTTTCGATTTTTCAAGATAGAGAGTTAGCTCAGAAGATACTCCAAGGGATAAAACGAGAGGCGGAGAGAATAGGTAGGGAAGTAAAGCTGATGCACGTTTGTGGTACTCATGAAGACACCGTGACGAGAAGCGGGATAAGGTCTCTTCTTCCCGAAAACGTTAAAGTTATGAGCGGTCCTGGATGTCCTGTCTGCATAACCCCCGCAGAAGACATTGCGGCAATGATGGAGATAATGCGCAAAGCAAAAGAAGAGGGAGAGGAGATAATCCTCACGACCTTTGGGGACATGTATAAGATCCCCACAGCAGTGGGAAGCTTTGCCGATCTGAAAAGTGAGGGGTTTGATGTTAGAGTTGTTTATTCGATTTACGATTCCTATAAGATAGCACTCAAAGAGAAGGACAAGCTAGTAGTTCATTTTTCTCCGGGGTTTGAAACCACAACTGCTCCCGCTGCGGGCATACTGAAGGAGGTTATAGAGAAAGGAATAGAAAACTTCAAAATATATTCAGTTCACCGCTTAACTCCTCCCGCCGTTGAGGCGTTGATTAAACAAGGGACGGTTTTTGATGGGCTTATAGACCCTGGACACGTTTCGACAATAATCGGCGTGAAAGGATGGGAGTACATAACAAAAGAATATGGAGTTCCCCAGGTAGTTGCGGGATTTGAGCCGGTTGATTTTCTCATGGGAATATTCATGCTCTTGAGAATGATAAGAAAGGGAGAGGCAAAAATAGAAAACCAGTACACAAGGGTTGTGAAATACGAGGGCAACGTTGAGGCTCAGAGAACGATAGAGGCTCTCTTTGATGTCGTTGACGCAAAGTGGAGAGCTTTGGGTGTAATACCAAAAAGTGGGTTGGAGCTCAAAAAAGAGTATAAGGATTATGAAGTAAGAACATTTTACAGGGTAAAGCCTCCAGAGCTGCCCGATCTGGAGAAGGGATGCATATGTGGGGCTGTGCTTAGAGGACTGGCGCTGCCAACACAGTGCCCCCTCTTTGGAAAGAAGTGTACTCCAAGAAACCCGGTTGGGCCGTGCATGGTTTCCTATGAGGGAACGTGCCAGATATTCTACAAATATGGGGCGCTCTTTTGA
- a CDS encoding pyridoxal phosphate-dependent aminotransferase, producing MVKASKRAMSIEYAIRDVVLPARELEKQGIKIIKLNIGDPVKFDFQPPEHMKKAYCEAIMEGHNYYGDSEGDRELREAIVEREKKKNGVDITPEDVQVTAAVTEALQFIFGALIDGGEEILIPGPSYPPYVGLVKFYGGVPKAYRTVEEEGWQPDIDDMRKKITEKTKAIAVINPNNPTGALYEKKTLQEIIDLAGEYDLPIISDEIYDLMTYEGKHVSPGSLTKDVPVIVMNGLSKVYFATGWRLGYMYFVDPENKLAEVREAIGKLARIRLCPNTPAQKAAIAGLRGPMDYLEEYMAKLKERRDYIYKRLNEMPGISTQKPQGAFYIFPKIEEGPWKSDKEFVLDVLHNAHVLFVHGSGFGEGGEMHFRSIFLAPVPVLEEAMDNLEKFMKERLG from the coding sequence ATGGTTAAAGCGTCAAAAAGAGCGATGAGTATTGAGTATGCCATTAGGGACGTTGTTCTGCCTGCAAGGGAGCTTGAAAAGCAGGGAATAAAAATCATCAAGCTCAACATCGGTGATCCCGTGAAGTTTGACTTTCAGCCCCCAGAGCACATGAAAAAAGCTTATTGCGAAGCAATAATGGAGGGTCACAACTATTACGGGGACAGCGAGGGGGATAGGGAACTTAGAGAGGCTATTGTGGAGAGGGAAAAGAAAAAGAACGGTGTGGATATTACTCCAGAGGATGTCCAAGTTACAGCTGCCGTTACCGAGGCATTGCAGTTCATTTTTGGGGCACTTATCGATGGAGGCGAGGAGATACTAATCCCCGGGCCGAGCTATCCGCCATACGTTGGACTTGTGAAGTTCTACGGTGGTGTTCCCAAGGCTTATAGAACAGTTGAGGAAGAGGGATGGCAGCCGGATATAGATGACATGAGGAAAAAGATAACCGAAAAAACGAAAGCAATAGCCGTTATAAATCCAAACAACCCCACTGGAGCCCTCTATGAAAAGAAGACCCTTCAAGAGATAATAGACCTTGCTGGTGAGTATGACTTGCCAATAATAAGCGATGAGATTTATGACCTCATGACATATGAAGGAAAGCACGTTTCTCCGGGTTCATTAACTAAGGACGTGCCTGTAATAGTCATGAACGGTCTCTCAAAGGTCTACTTCGCAACAGGATGGAGATTGGGCTATATGTACTTTGTAGACCCAGAGAACAAGCTTGCTGAGGTTAGAGAAGCAATAGGGAAGCTCGCAAGGATAAGGCTCTGTCCAAACACTCCGGCTCAAAAAGCGGCAATCGCTGGCCTTAGGGGTCCAATGGACTACCTTGAGGAATACATGGCAAAACTGAAGGAGAGAAGGGACTACATCTACAAGCGCCTTAATGAGATGCCAGGAATAAGCACCCAGAAGCCACAGGGAGCATTCTACATATTCCCCAAGATTGAGGAAGGCCCATGGAAGAGCGACAAAGAGTTCGTCCTTGATGTCCTCCACAACGCCCATGTGCTCTTTGTCCACGGCTCTGGATTTGGCGAAGGTGGCGAAATGCACTTCCGTTCAATATTCTTAGCTCCGGTTCCAGTGTTAGAAGAAGCCATGGACAACCTGGAGAAGTTTATGAAAGAAAGGCTTGGATGA
- a CDS encoding MoaD/ThiS family protein, giving the protein MIKVRVIGRKIERELEYQKGMKVKDVLRAVGFNTESAIAKVNGKVALEDDPINDNDYVEVIPVVSGG; this is encoded by the coding sequence ATGATCAAAGTGAGGGTAATCGGGAGAAAAATCGAGAGAGAGCTGGAGTATCAGAAGGGAATGAAAGTCAAAGACGTCCTTAGGGCTGTTGGATTCAACACGGAAAGTGCCATAGCAAAGGTAAACGGAAAAGTTGCTTTGGAAGATGATCCGATTAACGACAACGACTACGTCGAAGTAATTCCAGTTGTCTCAGGAGGGTAA
- a CDS encoding DUF835 domain-containing protein: MIHPLEVSIIGTFVIRIGAVLLFLYAYYKSRRKSALFFALSWLSAIPTATFELINIKIENALVSLAFALFNLGIFSMLKEEGNVPIPKAGVIVQPLVIALFGIGESIIERNPEDGYIFGGLLTVILGAIVAETLSPYYGRDGKGLGIILMISGVASAVYPRVVSSPQLLTIGQIAALAVGASLFYFYYKIVSSPRFIKNETVEVAEFPELEGVLIISPEEFKEIKAQLENYPVLAFLRNLKPSEKWNFLFFTTLDNINMPNAVHPTDLYKIADMVNRYIFEMKRSNLRGIVVIEGLEYLRIYNGFPSIAKMLSAVRDYVVSNNGALIVVADKNAWDEREWNTLRRVLGIEE; encoded by the coding sequence ATGATACACCCACTTGAAGTAAGTATTATCGGGACATTTGTAATAAGGATTGGAGCGGTTTTACTGTTTTTGTATGCCTATTACAAAAGTAGACGGAAGTCTGCTCTCTTCTTCGCACTTTCGTGGCTTTCTGCAATTCCAACGGCGACCTTTGAGCTTATTAATATAAAGATCGAAAACGCTCTAGTCTCTTTAGCTTTTGCTCTCTTCAACCTTGGTATCTTCTCTATGCTTAAGGAAGAGGGTAATGTTCCAATTCCCAAGGCAGGTGTTATAGTTCAGCCTCTTGTTATAGCCCTTTTTGGCATAGGGGAGAGCATTATTGAAAGAAACCCTGAAGATGGGTATATATTTGGAGGACTTTTGACGGTGATACTTGGCGCTATAGTGGCTGAAACTCTCTCCCCATATTACGGCAGAGATGGGAAGGGATTGGGAATTATTCTTATGATTTCAGGTGTTGCCTCTGCAGTGTATCCACGAGTTGTTTCATCTCCTCAATTGTTGACTATAGGTCAGATAGCCGCTTTGGCAGTTGGTGCAAGTTTGTTCTACTTTTATTACAAAATAGTTTCCAGTCCGCGTTTCATCAAAAATGAAACTGTAGAAGTTGCAGAGTTTCCGGAGCTTGAGGGAGTTCTTATTATCTCACCAGAAGAGTTTAAAGAAATTAAAGCACAGCTGGAGAACTATCCAGTTCTTGCTTTTCTGCGGAACTTAAAACCCTCTGAAAAGTGGAATTTTCTCTTCTTTACAACATTAGATAATATTAACATGCCAAATGCAGTCCATCCCACCGATCTGTACAAGATAGCCGACATGGTCAATAGGTACATCTTCGAGATGAAAAGGAGCAATCTTAGGGGGATTGTTGTAATAGAGGGGTTGGAGTACCTTAGGATTTACAACGGATTCCCTTCAATAGCAAAGATGCTGAGCGCAGTTAGAGACTACGTGGTTTCCAACAATGGAGCTCTTATAGTTGTAGCGGACAAGAACGCTTGGGACGAGAGAGAATGGAACACCTTGAGGAGAGTCTTAGGAATTGAAGAATAG
- a CDS encoding Lrp/AsnC family transcriptional regulator — translation MMVDELDRKIISILQEDARLSYREIAKKVGVAVGTVYNRIKRLEEEGIIRGFAPKLDYAKLGYDLTTIIGVKAQGKRIIEIEREIAKDPHVACVYDVTGEYDIIVIAKFRGREDMNRFVKKLLRIDGVEKTYTHVAMDIVKEDLTLEV, via the coding sequence CTGATGGTGGATGAGCTGGACAGAAAAATAATCTCCATTCTTCAGGAAGATGCCCGACTTTCATATAGGGAGATAGCGAAAAAAGTGGGAGTTGCTGTGGGAACGGTGTATAACAGAATAAAGAGGCTTGAAGAAGAGGGGATTATCCGAGGGTTTGCTCCAAAATTAGATTATGCTAAACTTGGCTATGACCTTACGACGATAATCGGGGTTAAGGCTCAGGGAAAGAGGATAATTGAGATTGAGAGGGAAATAGCCAAAGATCCCCATGTTGCTTGTGTTTACGATGTTACGGGGGAATACGATATAATAGTCATCGCAAAATTCAGGGGAAGAGAGGATATGAACAGGTTTGTCAAGAAGCTTTTGAGGATAGATGGGGTGGAAAAGACTTACACTCATGTTGCAATGGACATAGTAAAGGAAGATTTAACGCTAGAGGTCTAG
- a CDS encoding phosphoribosyltransferase family protein: MSQIEAVKEKLRVIRILRLLKKSYTYEELSRITGLPITVLNRYVRGKVLPSTQRAKELIKVLSPYVNLEEEVKKRIVFDKHGLFDNLKILSDTDLMSLIAESVASRYMEMEIDKILTAATDGIPLAIHIGNELGVDVIYAKKKKEVGVEKFYEVNYVSSSSGSVMTLYLPSWAIKKGERVLIVDDVVRSGETQRALIEMCKQANATPAGMFFLISAGNAIDRIKEEYNIPVDVMVKL; this comes from the coding sequence TTGAGTCAGATAGAGGCAGTTAAAGAGAAACTCCGTGTCATCAGGATTTTAAGGCTCTTAAAAAAGAGCTATACATATGAAGAACTCTCAAGGATCACTGGACTTCCAATAACGGTGCTCAACAGATACGTGAGGGGAAAAGTCCTTCCAAGCACGCAGCGTGCCAAAGAGCTAATAAAGGTTCTCTCCCCATACGTAAACCTTGAAGAGGAGGTTAAGAAGAGAATAGTTTTTGATAAACATGGATTGTTTGATAATTTGAAAATTCTCAGCGATACAGACCTAATGAGCCTTATTGCTGAGAGTGTTGCCTCAAGGTACATGGAGATGGAGATAGACAAAATACTAACGGCGGCTACGGATGGAATCCCTCTGGCAATTCACATCGGAAACGAACTTGGGGTGGATGTGATCTACGCAAAGAAGAAGAAAGAAGTTGGAGTAGAAAAGTTCTACGAGGTAAATTATGTCTCAAGCTCTTCAGGAAGCGTTATGACGCTGTACCTCCCTTCTTGGGCAATTAAAAAGGGAGAGAGAGTTTTAATAGTTGACGATGTTGTGAGGAGTGGAGAAACCCAAAGGGCTCTCATAGAGATGTGCAAGCAGGCAAATGCAACACCTGCAGGAATGTTCTTCCTTATAAGTGCCGGCAATGCAATAGACAGGATAAAAGAGGAATACAACATCCCCGTGGACGTTATGGTAAAGCTTTGA
- a CDS encoding YkgJ family cysteine cluster protein, which yields MEKRWVATINLETLQIKSDPSFKFKCLQCASCCINLEIPLRDEDITRIEDLGFNAWEFVDYEKMFYRGDKFLGYGLKKRPFDDGCVFLRENGKCKIYSKRPLACKLYPFILIKHGLVIEVYVKEDPFCKGINHPDGEHIDLDFVMRYFGEVISEYRQKMGISNHQNKPANLII from the coding sequence GTGGAGAAGAGGTGGGTAGCGACAATAAATTTAGAAACCCTGCAAATTAAAAGCGATCCCTCTTTTAAATTTAAATGCCTCCAGTGTGCCAGCTGCTGCATAAACCTTGAGATACCCCTCAGAGATGAAGATATAACAAGAATAGAGGATTTGGGATTTAACGCGTGGGAGTTCGTGGATTATGAGAAAATGTTCTACAGGGGAGATAAGTTTTTGGGATACGGACTTAAGAAAAGACCGTTTGACGATGGCTGTGTCTTCCTTAGGGAAAATGGAAAGTGCAAGATCTACTCCAAACGGCCATTGGCATGTAAGCTTTACCCCTTTATTCTAATCAAGCACGGACTCGTTATCGAGGTGTACGTAAAGGAAGATCCATTCTGTAAGGGGATTAATCATCCAGATGGAGAGCATATAGATTTAGATTTTGTCATGCGGTATTTTGGTGAGGTAATTTCGGAATACCGGCAAAAAATGGGAATCTCCAATCACCAGAATAAACCAGCAAATCTTATAATTTGA
- a CDS encoding Lrp/AsnC family transcriptional regulator: MMEAFVLIIVKPGNEDLVYEKLNDIPQVKEIYKVYGEYDIIIRIEIENIKELDSFHDEILRKIREIEMTETLIASSYRS, translated from the coding sequence ATGATGGAGGCATTTGTTTTAATTATTGTAAAGCCCGGAAATGAAGACCTGGTATATGAAAAGCTGAATGACATCCCCCAAGTGAAGGAGATATACAAAGTCTATGGAGAGTACGACATAATTATACGGATTGAAATTGAGAACATTAAAGAGCTAGACAGCTTCCATGACGAGATTTTAAGGAAAATAAGGGAAATCGAGATGACCGAAACATTAATAGCAAGCTCTTACAGGAGCTGA
- a CDS encoding signal recognition particle protein Srp54 — translation MVLDKLGQSLNNALRKLARASTVDEALVREVVRDIQRALLTSDVNVRLVLDLTKKIEKRALEEKPPAGVSKKEHIIKIVYEELTSFLGKEAKPIEIKEKPTILLTVGIQGSGKTTSVAKLARYFQKHGYKVGLVCSDTWRPGAYFQLKQLVEPYGIEVFGDPEEKDAVKLAKEGVEYFKKKGVDVIIVDSAGRHKEEKGLIEEMKQISNAINPHEVILVIDGTIGQQAYNQALAFKEATPIGSIIVTKLDGSAKGGGALSAVVATGAPIKFIGVGEKIDDLEPFDPKRFVSRLLGLGDIQGLLEKFEELSKETEFTEEDVEKFLRGKFNLKDMYAQLEAMRKMGPLQQILKMIPGMGYSIPDEVIKVSEERLKKFKVIMDSMTEEELENPEIINYSRIKRIARGSGTSTKDVKELLNQYKQMKKFFKGMDKRKLAKMAKKFNFGGLGI, via the coding sequence ATGGTATTAGATAAGCTCGGTCAGTCACTCAACAACGCCCTAAGAAAACTTGCGCGTGCAAGTACCGTTGATGAAGCTCTTGTAAGAGAGGTAGTTAGGGACATTCAGAGGGCTTTACTTACGAGTGATGTTAACGTTCGTCTAGTTCTTGATCTCACCAAGAAAATTGAGAAGAGAGCTTTAGAAGAAAAGCCGCCCGCTGGAGTTTCCAAAAAGGAACACATAATCAAGATAGTCTATGAAGAGCTGACCAGTTTTTTGGGAAAAGAGGCAAAGCCCATAGAGATAAAAGAAAAGCCGACTATTCTCCTAACGGTTGGTATTCAGGGATCAGGGAAAACCACAAGCGTGGCAAAGCTTGCGAGATATTTCCAAAAGCATGGATATAAAGTAGGGTTGGTATGTTCGGACACTTGGCGTCCGGGTGCTTATTTCCAGTTAAAACAATTGGTAGAGCCGTATGGAATTGAGGTTTTTGGAGACCCCGAAGAAAAAGACGCAGTAAAGCTTGCTAAAGAGGGAGTGGAGTACTTCAAAAAGAAGGGCGTAGATGTGATAATAGTGGACTCCGCAGGAAGGCACAAGGAAGAGAAAGGGCTTATAGAAGAGATGAAGCAAATAAGCAATGCTATAAATCCCCACGAGGTTATCCTCGTAATCGACGGAACAATTGGACAGCAGGCATATAATCAGGCATTGGCTTTTAAGGAGGCAACTCCCATAGGGTCGATAATTGTAACCAAGCTGGACGGTTCAGCCAAAGGTGGAGGGGCTCTTTCCGCTGTTGTAGCAACTGGAGCCCCAATAAAGTTCATTGGTGTTGGTGAGAAGATAGATGACTTAGAACCTTTTGATCCAAAGCGCTTTGTTTCAAGGCTCTTAGGATTGGGGGACATTCAAGGGTTGCTGGAGAAGTTCGAGGAACTTAGCAAGGAGACTGAATTCACAGAGGAGGATGTTGAAAAGTTCTTGAGGGGGAAGTTTAACCTCAAAGACATGTACGCCCAGTTAGAGGCTATGAGAAAAATGGGGCCACTCCAGCAGATACTGAAGATGATCCCGGGAATGGGTTATTCTATCCCAGACGAAGTAATTAAGGTGAGTGAAGAGAGACTAAAAAAATTCAAGGTAATCATGGATTCCATGACTGAAGAAGAGCTCGAAAATCCCGAGATAATAAACTACTCAAGGATCAAGAGAATAGCAAGGGGTTCTGGCACTAGCACAAAAGATGTAAAAGAACTGCTCAACCAGTATAAACAGATGAAAAAATTCTTTAAGGGTATGGACAAAAGAAAATTGGCTAAGATGGCCAAGAAGTTTAACTTTGGAGGGTTGGGCATATGA